AGGTCGTAGCCGGACGCCTCCCCCTCCAGGAGCGCGGCCATCACCGCGTCGCGCAATGCCATCCCCCCACCGTGGCACTCTCTTGAGTAATGAACAAGTTGCCCATGTCTCCCCGTCGGAGGCCTGGACAGCACTACCGGCGAGTCATAATCTCCGACTCGCCTAGTCAACTTATTGATTAAGTGAGTGAGTGAGGATTCATGCATCCGTTCCGCAACGCAGTCGAGAACCGTGATCCGGACGCCGTGGAGGCGCTGCTCGCCGAGAACGTGGTCTTCACCAGCCCGGTGGCGTTCAAGCCGTACCCGGGCAAGGCGATCACCGCCGCGATCCTCCGTGGCGTGATGCGCGTCTTCGAGGACTTCACATACGTACGCGAGATCGCGAACCCGGACGGCCGCGACCACGCCTTCGTCTTCACCGCCACCGTCAACGGCAAGCGGATCCACGGCTGCGACTTCCTCCACTTCGACGAGGAGGGGAAGATCGACGACTTCACCGTCATGGTCCGCCCCCTGTCCGCCGCCATGGCGCTGTCCGAGGCCATGGGCGCCCAGTTCGACCGGATCACCCGGGAGGCGACGGGCGCATGAGCGACTTCGACGGGGACGTCATCGGGGCGGTCAGGCCAGTTTCTTGAGGACCTCGGCCGCGAGAGGGGCGGAGGAGGAGGGGTTCTGGCCGGTGATCAGGTTGCGGTCGACGACCACGTTCGGGGCCCACGGCTCGCCGGCCCGGACCTCGACACCGGCCTCGACGAGGCGGGTCTCCAGCAGCCACTTCGCCTTGTCGGCGAAACCGGCCTGGGCCTCCTCGGCGTCGGTGAAGGCGGCGACCCTGTAGCCGGCGAAGGCGTTCGTTCCGTCGGCGCGTGTGGCGGCGAGGAGAGCGGCCGGGGCGTGGCAGACGACGGCCAGCGGCTTGCCGGAGTCGAGCGTGTCGATCAGCAGCTTGCCGGAGGTCGCGTCGACGGCGAGGTCCTCCATGGGGCCGTGCCCGCCGGGGTAGAAGACGGCGTCGTAGTCGTCCGGGTTCACGTCCTCCAGCCGGATCGGGTTCTTGATCTCGGCGATGGAGTCGAGCGTGGCAGTGACCTTGTCGGCGCCCTCCTGGCCTCCGTTGACCTCCGGGGCGAGGCTGCCCCTGTCGACAGTGGGGACGACGCCGCCCGGGGTGGCGACGACGATCTCGTGGCCCGCGGCCTTGAACGCCTCGTAAGGGGCGACGGCCTCCTCGGCCCAGAAGCCGGTCGGGTGCTTGGTGCCGTCGGCGAGCGTCCAGTGGTCGACGCCGGTCATCACGAAAAGGATCTTGGACATGTGTGTCTCCGAGGGGTGCGGGTTGGCTTCGGGCCCGAGGGACGGTGATCGCACACTCCGGACGCTCTGCGAGCGCTGACGCTGCGGATCCAGATCGTCGGTGCGGCGATTTCCTCGAACGTAGACCCGTCCCGGACAGGTTTCCAATGAGGAATCCAATGCGTGCCATCGGAACTCCAATGGATCCCCGGGAATAGACACGCACTGCTCCGACGTGCGGAAGGAGTCAGACGTTCGCTGCCTCGGGGGGCGCCGCCGCCGTCCCGCGGAAGGTGCGCCGGTAGGCCAGCGGGGAGACGCCGATCGCGGTGTGCATGTGCTGGCGCAGCGAGGCTCCGGTGGCGAAGCCGACCTGTCCGGCGATGTCGTCCACCGCGAGGTCGGTGGACTCCAGCAGATGCCGGGCCCGGGCCACCCGCTGCTGGATCAGCCAGCGGCCCGGGCTCAGGCCGACCTCCTCGCTGAACCGCCGGGCGAAGGTGCGCAGGCTCATCCGGGCGTGATCGGCGAGTTCGCCGAGGGTGAGCGGATCGTGAAGGTTCTCCAGCGCCCACTGCCGGGTGGCCGAGGTCCCGTGCGACGTGGCCTCGGGCACGGGCCGTTCGATGTACTGGGCCTGCCCGCCGTCCCGCCAGGGCGGCACGACGCATGCACGCGCCACCTGGTTGGCGACGGCGGCGCCGTGGTCCTTGCGTACGAGGTGCAGACAGACGTCCACCCCGGCGGCGGCCCCGGCCGAGGTCAGCACGTCGCCGTCATCGACGAAGAGCACGTCCGGGTCCAGCACGACCTGCGGGAACCACGAGCGGAAGGTCTCCGCGAGCGCCCAGTGCGTCGTGGCGGAGCGGCCGTCGAGCAGTCCGGCTCCGGCGAGGACGAACGCGCCGGTGCAGATGGACACCAGCCGGGCCCCCGTGGGTACGGACCCGAGCACCTCGGCAACCCCCGCGGGCAGTTCGCGGGAGAGGAGGGAGGTGTCGAAGGGCGGCAGCAGAACCGTGTCGGCCGTGCGCAACACCTCCGGCCCGTGCTCGACGGTCACCGAGAAGTCGGCGTTGGTACGGACGGGCCG
This sequence is a window from Streptomyces sp. NBC_01217. Protein-coding genes within it:
- a CDS encoding nuclear transport factor 2 family protein, with the translated sequence MHPFRNAVENRDPDAVEALLAENVVFTSPVAFKPYPGKAITAAILRGVMRVFEDFTYVREIANPDGRDHAFVFTATVNGKRIHGCDFLHFDEEGKIDDFTVMVRPLSAAMALSEAMGAQFDRITREATGA
- a CDS encoding type 1 glutamine amidotransferase domain-containing protein, translated to MSKILFVMTGVDHWTLADGTKHPTGFWAEEAVAPYEAFKAAGHEIVVATPGGVVPTVDRGSLAPEVNGGQEGADKVTATLDSIAEIKNPIRLEDVNPDDYDAVFYPGGHGPMEDLAVDATSGKLLIDTLDSGKPLAVVCHAPAALLAATRADGTNAFAGYRVAAFTDAEEAQAGFADKAKWLLETRLVEAGVEVRAGEPWAPNVVVDRNLITGQNPSSSAPLAAEVLKKLA
- a CDS encoding GlxA family transcriptional regulator is translated as MGNLHRVVVLALDGVYPFELGIPSRVFGAAAGLYEVLTCSVDGRPVRTNADFSVTVEHGPEVLRTADTVLLPPFDTSLLSRELPAGVAEVLGSVPTGARLVSICTGAFVLAGAGLLDGRSATTHWALAETFRSWFPQVVLDPDVLFVDDGDVLTSAGAAAGVDVCLHLVRKDHGAAVANQVARACVVPPWRDGGQAQYIERPVPEATSHGTSATRQWALENLHDPLTLGELADHARMSLRTFARRFSEEVGLSPGRWLIQQRVARARHLLESTDLAVDDIAGQVGFATGASLRQHMHTAIGVSPLAYRRTFRGTAAAPPEAANV